Proteins from a genomic interval of Sandaracinaceae bacterium:
- a CDS encoding Lrp/AsnC family transcriptional regulator, with the protein MTTALDPIDRELLDALQDDCKTPLNKLGDRVGLSAPAVMERVRKLEAAGVITGYHAAVHAKEVGLDITAFIGVSINYPKDIERFLSELGARPEVQECHHITGGHTLLLKVKTRNTASLERVISALREVEGVTRTETMVVLSTASERSRVSLAELESMPTPKRTRSRRAS; encoded by the coding sequence GTGACCACCGCCCTGGACCCCATCGACCGGGAGCTGCTCGACGCGCTCCAGGACGACTGCAAGACCCCGCTCAACAAGCTCGGCGACCGGGTGGGCCTCAGCGCGCCTGCCGTCATGGAGCGGGTCCGCAAGCTCGAGGCGGCCGGGGTGATCACCGGCTACCACGCCGCGGTCCACGCCAAGGAGGTGGGGCTCGACATCACCGCCTTCATCGGCGTGTCGATCAACTATCCCAAGGACATCGAGCGCTTCCTCAGCGAGCTGGGGGCGCGCCCGGAGGTCCAGGAGTGTCACCACATCACGGGGGGCCACACCCTGCTGCTGAAGGTGAAGACCCGAAACACCGCCTCGCTCGAGCGCGTGATCAGCGCGCTGCGCGAAGTCGAGGGGGTGACCCGCACCGAGACCATGGTCGTGCTCTCGACCGCGAGCGAGCGATCCCGCGTCTCGCTCGCCGAGCTCGAGTCGATGCCGACGCCCAAGCGCACCCGTTCGCGACGCGCCAGCTGA
- a CDS encoding nuclear transport factor 2 family protein — protein sequence MTPRAAIVLLFLAAACGAAGARPAGPQERGAIDAVIDGWHAAAARSDEDAYFALMTPDAIFLGTDATERWTRDALRAYAHPHFAVGNGWVMRATRRDVYVQGDVAWFDEDLETENLGPARGSGVLRRTPDGWRLAHYNLAITVPNDRFHSVRELLRAPE from the coding sequence ATGACACCCCGGGCGGCGATCGTCCTGCTGTTTCTGGCAGCGGCCTGCGGCGCGGCGGGCGCGCGTCCGGCTGGACCGCAGGAGCGCGGCGCCATCGACGCGGTGATCGACGGCTGGCACGCCGCGGCGGCCCGATCCGACGAGGACGCCTACTTCGCGCTGATGACGCCCGACGCCATCTTCCTCGGCACCGACGCGACGGAGCGCTGGACCCGGGACGCGCTGCGGGCCTACGCGCACCCGCACTTCGCGGTCGGCAACGGCTGGGTGATGCGCGCCACGCGTCGAGACGTCTACGTGCAGGGCGACGTCGCCTGGTTCGACGAGGACCTCGAGACCGAGAACCTCGGCCCCGCCCGCGGCAGCGGCGTCCTGCGCCGCACCCCCGACGGCTGGCGCCTGGCCCACTACAACCTCGCCATCACCGTCCCCAACGATCGCTTCCACTCCGTGCGCGAGCTGCTGCGCGCCCCCGAGTGA
- a CDS encoding diguanylate cyclase produces the protein MADDAHIRTAESKLAALRAGYGVALRAKLEEIASRLAEGERDEAKGLAHKVRGTAGSYGYAEVGLLAGRLEDALEAGEDVVEIAAALVEQGAAIEVPEHDASEEPTGPAVLVLEPDEAVRRRCLESTRPGPRVRFVSDAMEALEAAMDEAIVGAVLPAGGGARGGFALARSLRTLEGLAALPIAFTGVDETVEARVKAVHAGGRVLFGEGVGPGVLRVLDEVFSEPDREVPTVLLVDDDPDMGGVVRPMIEGRGWGFEHLVDATRIFEAVAAHRPEAILLDVQMEPTGGFDVCRALRASAPHRELPILFLTANASQEVRVACFEAGGDDYLQKPVLANELLARLEVRIERLRLLRERARRDALTGLDMRGAAYEALEAALAHAARHARPLAVALLDLDHFKRINDELGHGVGDRVLAAVGSMLRAELRPSDVSGRWGGEEIVLALPETGPDEGKAAVTRLLEVLRASVIQGVSDREVTFSAGVSYLSVDGDDLRTLLRKADTRLYAAKAAGRARVVDTDPERTQ, from the coding sequence TTGGCCGACGACGCGCACATTCGGACGGCGGAGTCCAAGCTCGCAGCGCTCCGAGCCGGCTACGGCGTCGCGCTCCGGGCCAAGCTCGAGGAGATCGCGAGCCGGCTGGCCGAGGGCGAGCGAGACGAAGCCAAGGGGCTCGCCCACAAGGTGCGCGGCACGGCTGGATCCTATGGGTACGCCGAGGTCGGGCTGCTCGCGGGCCGGCTCGAGGACGCCCTCGAAGCGGGTGAGGACGTCGTCGAGATCGCCGCCGCGCTGGTCGAGCAGGGCGCCGCGATCGAGGTGCCGGAGCACGACGCGTCGGAGGAGCCGACGGGCCCGGCGGTCCTCGTGCTCGAGCCGGACGAGGCGGTCCGTCGACGCTGCCTGGAGTCGACGCGGCCCGGGCCGCGGGTGCGCTTCGTCTCGGACGCGATGGAGGCGCTCGAGGCCGCGATGGATGAGGCGATCGTGGGGGCGGTCTTGCCGGCGGGAGGCGGCGCGCGCGGCGGCTTCGCCCTCGCTCGCAGCCTCCGGACGCTGGAGGGCCTCGCCGCGCTCCCGATCGCGTTCACCGGCGTCGACGAGACGGTGGAGGCGCGCGTGAAGGCCGTGCACGCAGGCGGCCGCGTGCTCTTCGGCGAGGGGGTGGGGCCGGGCGTGCTGCGCGTGCTCGACGAGGTCTTCTCCGAGCCGGACCGCGAGGTCCCGACCGTCCTGCTCGTCGACGACGATCCGGACATGGGCGGCGTCGTCCGGCCCATGATCGAAGGGCGCGGCTGGGGCTTCGAGCACCTCGTCGACGCCACGCGCATCTTCGAAGCCGTGGCCGCGCACCGCCCCGAGGCGATCCTCCTCGACGTGCAGATGGAGCCGACCGGCGGCTTCGACGTCTGCCGGGCCCTCCGCGCGAGCGCGCCCCACCGCGAGCTGCCCATCCTGTTCCTCACCGCGAACGCGTCGCAGGAGGTGCGGGTGGCCTGCTTCGAGGCGGGCGGCGACGACTACCTGCAGAAGCCCGTCCTGGCGAACGAGCTGCTCGCGCGGCTCGAGGTGCGCATCGAGCGCCTGCGGCTGCTGCGGGAGCGGGCGCGCCGCGACGCGCTGACCGGGTTGGACATGCGCGGCGCCGCGTACGAGGCGCTCGAGGCGGCGCTCGCGCACGCGGCGCGTCACGCGCGGCCGCTGGCGGTGGCGCTCCTCGATCTCGACCACTTCAAGCGCATCAACGACGAGCTCGGTCATGGGGTCGGCGACCGCGTGCTCGCGGCGGTCGGCAGCATGCTCCGCGCAGAGCTGCGCCCGAGCGACGTCAGCGGACGCTGGGGGGGCGAGGAGATCGTGCTCGCGCTGCCCGAGACCGGCCCGGATGAAGGCAAGGCCGCGGTGACCCGCCTGCTCGAGGTGCTCCGCGCGTCGGTGATCCAGGGGGTCTCCGATCGGGAAGTGACCTTCAGCGCCGGCGTGTCGTACCTTTCGGTCGATGGAGACGATCTACGGACGTTGCTGAGGAAAGCCGACACCCGGCTCTACGCGGCGAAGGCGGCCGGCAGGGCGCGGGTGGTCGACACCGATCCGGAGCGCACCCAATGA
- a CDS encoding response regulator gives MRHCSECGAVSPSSATTCVVCGDELSVQLGKELVDGRYLTQHEVGRGAMGVVWQAEDVALQRPVALKFLAPRYVRRPQALRRFQREAAALASIRSDHVAQVYSFGIDGQSFFFAMELVLGQSCDRIIDQYERNRAHVPIHRALVILREVALGLSAVHAAGIVHRDVKPDNAVVERGSGRTVLVDFGLAAPETGSRDSGTVGTPAYMAPEQIRGGERISPRTDVYGLGCTAFHLLTNRLVFETDKVPEMLQQQLEKAPRSLSALRPELAPLDSVVARALAKDPAERFASCAEMASAIEIAGARWLSRPEPIVAEPTLEDAVPVAARILVVDDDDDFAKLSVRAAQLAFFGTAARVARAKTGEEALANASRKPPSLVLLDYQMPGMDGVETLSRLRELPGASRTRVVVISATAGEEERWRFDALGIDGFLKKPIELRELVDVITAIGRARGWIPVDEDEAAQ, from the coding sequence ATGAGGCACTGCTCGGAATGTGGCGCAGTAAGCCCCAGCTCGGCGACGACGTGCGTCGTCTGCGGGGACGAGCTCTCCGTCCAGCTCGGCAAAGAGCTGGTCGACGGCCGCTACCTCACCCAGCACGAGGTGGGGCGCGGCGCGATGGGCGTGGTGTGGCAGGCCGAGGACGTCGCGCTCCAGCGCCCGGTCGCGCTGAAGTTCCTCGCGCCGCGCTACGTGCGGCGTCCTCAGGCGCTCCGACGCTTTCAGCGCGAGGCGGCCGCGCTCGCCTCCATCCGCTCCGACCACGTCGCGCAGGTCTACTCGTTCGGGATCGACGGGCAGTCCTTCTTCTTCGCCATGGAGCTCGTCCTCGGGCAGAGCTGCGACCGGATCATCGACCAGTACGAGCGGAACCGGGCCCACGTGCCGATCCACCGCGCGCTCGTGATCTTGCGCGAGGTGGCGCTCGGGCTCTCCGCCGTGCACGCGGCCGGGATCGTCCACCGCGACGTCAAGCCGGACAACGCCGTGGTCGAGCGCGGGAGCGGCCGCACCGTGCTGGTCGACTTCGGCCTCGCCGCCCCCGAGACGGGCTCGCGCGACAGCGGCACGGTCGGGACGCCGGCGTACATGGCGCCCGAGCAGATCCGCGGCGGAGAGCGGATCAGCCCGCGCACCGACGTCTACGGGCTCGGCTGCACCGCGTTCCATCTGCTGACCAACCGGCTCGTCTTCGAGACCGACAAGGTGCCCGAGATGCTCCAGCAGCAGCTCGAGAAGGCGCCTCGCAGCCTGTCGGCGCTGCGCCCGGAGCTGGCGCCGCTCGACAGCGTGGTGGCGCGCGCGCTCGCCAAGGATCCGGCCGAGCGGTTCGCGTCCTGCGCGGAGATGGCGAGCGCGATCGAGATCGCCGGCGCGCGCTGGCTCAGCCGGCCCGAGCCGATCGTGGCCGAGCCCACCCTGGAGGACGCGGTGCCGGTCGCGGCGCGCATCCTCGTGGTGGACGACGACGACGACTTCGCCAAGCTCTCGGTGCGCGCGGCGCAGCTCGCGTTCTTCGGCACCGCGGCGCGGGTGGCCCGCGCGAAGACGGGGGAGGAGGCGCTCGCCAACGCGTCGCGCAAGCCTCCTTCCCTCGTGCTCCTGGACTATCAGATGCCCGGCATGGACGGCGTGGAGACGCTCTCCCGCCTCCGCGAGCTGCCGGGCGCGAGCCGGACGCGGGTCGTGGTCATCAGCGCCACGGCGGGCGAGGAGGAGCGCTGGCGCTTCGACGCGCTCGGCATCGACGGCTTCCTCAAGAAGCCGATCGAGCTCCGCGAGCTGGTCGACGTGATCACCGCCATCGGGCGCGCGCGCGGCTGGATCCCGGTCGACGAAGACGAAGCGGCGCAGTGA
- the dctP gene encoding TRAP transporter substrate-binding protein DctP: MKRLAILFVLLLLGCEAQPEGEIWRFAIEETSGSVQDQYAQRFREMVHERTNGEVRVIVYPYGALGTSDHITEQLHNATLELAMSSPGHLGKLIPEVQAFLLHYLLSDDPEVNARALRDPALRAFLDGLYAEKGLSFLTAFGEGRMAWTTREPVRRPEDFDGMRFRVMTSPLLLASYEAYGASPTPLPYSEVYSGLQLRMIDGQVNPVFAIEEMSFYEVTDHLIFPGHAEFVTTLAANPDWLESLPSERRRLIEDIVDTLQTEIYEVQSALAEERLEAIRARRPEMQIVTLDAEERAAFRARAEPVRERYVEMAGPRGQRLLQLIEAAVRRADGAFPADDSVAQ; this comes from the coding sequence ATGAAGCGACTCGCGATCCTCTTCGTGCTCCTCCTGCTCGGCTGTGAAGCGCAGCCCGAGGGCGAGATCTGGCGCTTCGCCATCGAGGAGACGTCCGGCTCGGTCCAGGACCAGTACGCGCAGCGCTTCCGAGAGATGGTGCACGAGCGCACGAACGGCGAGGTGCGGGTGATCGTCTACCCGTACGGCGCGCTCGGCACGAGCGATCACATCACGGAGCAGCTCCACAACGCGACGCTCGAGCTCGCGATGAGCTCGCCCGGACACCTCGGCAAGCTGATCCCGGAAGTGCAGGCGTTCCTGCTCCACTACCTGCTGAGCGACGATCCCGAGGTCAACGCGCGCGCGCTCCGCGACCCGGCGCTGCGCGCCTTCCTCGACGGGCTCTACGCGGAGAAGGGGCTGTCGTTCCTGACCGCCTTCGGCGAGGGCCGGATGGCGTGGACGACGCGCGAGCCGGTGCGCCGCCCGGAAGACTTCGACGGGATGCGCTTCCGCGTGATGACGTCGCCGCTCCTGCTCGCGAGCTACGAGGCCTACGGAGCGAGCCCCACGCCGCTGCCGTACTCGGAGGTCTACTCGGGGCTGCAGCTGCGCATGATCGATGGACAGGTCAACCCGGTGTTCGCCATCGAGGAGATGAGCTTCTACGAGGTGACCGATCACCTCATCTTCCCGGGGCACGCGGAGTTCGTGACCACGCTCGCCGCCAACCCTGATTGGCTCGAGAGCCTGCCGAGCGAGCGGCGCCGGCTCATCGAGGACATCGTGGACACGCTGCAGACGGAGATCTACGAGGTCCAGTCCGCCCTGGCCGAGGAGCGGCTCGAGGCGATCCGCGCGCGCAGGCCGGAGATGCAGATCGTGACCCTCGACGCCGAGGAGCGCGCCGCCTTCCGCGCGCGCGCGGAGCCGGTGCGCGAGCGCTACGTGGAGATGGCCGGTCCACGTGGGCAGCGCCTGCTCCAGCTCATCGAGGCCGCGGTGCGCCGCGCCGATGGGGCTTTCCCGGCCGACGATTCAGTTGCACAATGA
- a CDS encoding glutamate synthase subunit beta, with product MGKPTGFLEHERTLPERRPVDERVKDFREFERHLPVIEAREQGARCMNCGIPFCHEGCPLGNAIPDWNDLVYRDRWHEAIVSLHATNNFPEMTGRICPAPCEEACVLNINDDPVTIEHIEMEIADRAWEEGWVHPEPAEVQTGKSVGVVGSGPAGLACAQQLARAGHAVTVYERSDRIGGLLRYGIPDFKMEKHHIERRVAQMEAEGVVFRTEVEVGVDVKMDALRAEHDAVVLAIGSTAPRDLPIEGRELDGVVFAMDFLTRQNKANAGDPIPDPISAKGKHVVILGGGDTGSDCLGTSLRQGAASVTQIELMPRPPESRDEAQPWPEFPMIMRTSSSQEEGGEREWSIMTKAFEGEGGKLKRLRVVRLEWFEDDDGRRKMREVEGSETTLECDLCLLAMGFVHPEVHDGFAVAGAPLETDARGNVTAALEDFATSAPDVFACGDARRGQSLVVWAIWEGREAARAVDAHLMGVSSLPSSPRAA from the coding sequence ATGGGCAAGCCCACCGGTTTCCTGGAGCACGAGCGCACGCTGCCCGAGCGGCGCCCCGTCGACGAGCGCGTGAAGGACTTTCGCGAGTTCGAGCGCCACCTGCCCGTGATCGAGGCGCGGGAGCAGGGCGCGCGCTGCATGAACTGCGGCATCCCGTTCTGTCACGAGGGCTGCCCGCTCGGGAACGCGATCCCCGACTGGAACGACCTGGTCTACCGGGATCGCTGGCACGAGGCGATCGTGTCGCTGCACGCCACGAACAACTTCCCGGAGATGACCGGCCGCATCTGCCCCGCGCCCTGCGAGGAGGCCTGCGTGCTGAACATCAACGACGACCCGGTCACCATCGAGCACATCGAGATGGAGATCGCGGACCGCGCCTGGGAAGAGGGCTGGGTCCATCCCGAGCCGGCCGAGGTGCAGACGGGCAAGAGCGTCGGCGTGGTGGGCTCCGGCCCCGCGGGCCTCGCCTGCGCCCAGCAGCTCGCGCGCGCCGGCCACGCGGTCACGGTCTACGAGCGCTCCGATCGCATCGGCGGCCTGCTGCGCTACGGCATCCCGGACTTCAAGATGGAGAAGCACCACATCGAGCGACGTGTGGCGCAGATGGAGGCCGAGGGCGTGGTCTTCCGCACCGAGGTCGAGGTCGGCGTCGACGTGAAGATGGACGCGCTGCGCGCCGAGCACGACGCGGTGGTGCTGGCGATCGGCTCGACCGCGCCGCGCGACCTGCCCATCGAGGGGCGAGAGCTCGACGGAGTCGTCTTCGCGATGGACTTCTTGACGCGTCAGAACAAGGCCAACGCGGGCGACCCGATCCCGGATCCGATCTCGGCCAAGGGCAAGCACGTCGTCATCCTCGGCGGCGGCGACACGGGCAGCGACTGCCTCGGCACGTCGCTGCGTCAGGGCGCGGCGTCGGTCACCCAGATCGAGCTGATGCCGCGGCCCCCGGAGAGCCGCGACGAGGCGCAGCCGTGGCCCGAGTTCCCGATGATCATGCGCACCTCGAGCAGCCAGGAGGAGGGCGGCGAGCGCGAGTGGTCCATCATGACGAAGGCGTTCGAAGGCGAAGGCGGCAAGCTGAAGCGCCTCCGCGTGGTGCGCCTCGAGTGGTTCGAGGACGACGACGGCCGCCGCAAGATGCGCGAGGTCGAGGGCAGCGAGACCACCCTCGAGTGTGATCTGTGCCTCCTCGCGATGGGCTTCGTGCACCCCGAGGTCCACGACGGCTTCGCGGTCGCCGGCGCCCCGCTCGAGACCGACGCCCGCGGCAACGTCACCGCGGCGCTCGAGGACTTCGCCACGTCGGCCCCCGACGTCTTCGCCTGCGGCGACGCGCGCCGCGGTCAGAGCTTGGTCGTCTGGGCCATCTGGGAGGGTCGCGAGGCCGCCCGCGCCGTCGACGCGCACCTCATGGGCGTCTCGTCCCTCCCCTCCTCTCCCCGCGCGGCCTGA
- the gltB gene encoding glutamate synthase large subunit — translation MPYVPPEIRLRARDRGLYRPDHEHDSCGVGFIAHLRGEPSHTVIQKALQILENLEHRGAEGSDPQTGDGAGLLIQLPHGLFRAEAQRLGFTLPRRPGVYGVGMVFLPSDDDLREQVEALIEEIVHEEQQDLLGWRPVPVDLTACGPNARATMPVIKQFFVGPGTLTADPNALGRKLFVIRKRIENEAQRRGLEEDEYPYLCSLSRRTIVYKGLLTPEQLPSYYADLADARTETALALVHQRFSTNTFPSWSRAHPYRRIAHNGEINTLRGNVNWMKAREPVLEAPIFGEDIEKILPVVDPRGSDSAMFDDVLELLVHTGRSLPNAIMMMIPEAWQKHASMPPERRAFYEYHSCLMEPWDGPACITFTDGKQIGAVLDRNGLRPARYTVTKDDFVIMASEAGVLDVPPDNVRAKNRLQPGRMFLVDTDAGVIVDDAIIKEEEATRRPWQRWLDESIVTMGEVPPAPRGSVPPPLDPSGLRRQQMTHGYTKEDLRILMAPMAKDGKEAIGSMGNDTPLAVLSDRPQLLFNYFKQLFAQVTNPPIDPIREELVMTLRTTLGPESNLFEESPLHCRKLQLHGPILENEELEQIRALDRPGLRAHTLTALFDPHAGPKGLGIALERLCRDAERAVQQGGTLLILSDRGHGRDRAPIPSLLSVSAVHHHLIRAGLRKNCGLIVESGEAREIMHFCLLIGYGAGGVNPYLAYESISALVREKIVEEVSVEEAHRHYVKAVEKGILKVMSKMGISTLQSYRGAQIFEALGLSQSFVDRHFTGTPTHLDGVGLDVIAAEAIARHEEAWRKVRLDVVEEQLDPGGSYQFRRRGEHHMWNPTTLATLQHAVRSGDFEKFRKFSKKANESADKSTIRGLLELAPGREPIPLEEVEPASEIVRRFKTGAMSFGSISAEAHESLAIAMNRIGARSNSGEGGEDDARFVPEENGDWRRSAIKQVASGRFGVTIQYLNAAEEIQIKIAQGAKPGEGGQLPGHKVDEKIAKVRHSTPGVGLISPPPHHDIYSIEDLSQLIFDLKNANPDARITVKLVSEVGVGTIAAGVAKAKADVILISCGSGGTGASPLTSIKHAGSPWEIGLAETQQTLVLNDLRGRVKLETDGQLKTGRDVVMAALLGAEEYGFGSISLITMGCIMMRVCHLNTCPVGVATQDPRLRARFAGQPEHVINFMTFVAQEVREIMASLGVRTMDELIGRVDWLKPRQDIEHPKAKHLDLSKLLHQPAVEHPIRAIKEQDHELELAMDTVLIEQARPALERGEPVEIRMPIRNVHRTACTMLSSRIARLDAPLPDGLVRIHFTGSAGQSFGAFLADGLDVTLEGDANDYFGKGMSGGRLVVYPPEGSDFPPEENIIIGNVSLYGATKGEVFIRGMAGERFGVRNSGAHAVVEGVGDHGCEYMTGGRVIVLGTTGRNFAAGMSGGIAYVLDVDASFASRVNKEMVELESLTSEDLAFVRSLVHRHYERTMSALAWRVLSGWKKESRRFVKVMPTEYKRVLTERGDLRRSTSHAGRTA, via the coding sequence ATGCCCTACGTGCCTCCCGAAATCAGGCTGCGCGCCCGAGACCGCGGCCTCTACCGTCCCGACCACGAGCACGACAGCTGCGGCGTCGGGTTCATCGCGCATCTGCGCGGCGAGCCCAGCCACACCGTCATCCAGAAGGCGCTGCAGATCCTCGAGAACCTCGAGCACCGCGGCGCGGAGGGCAGCGATCCGCAGACCGGCGACGGCGCGGGCCTGCTCATCCAGCTGCCGCACGGGCTCTTCCGCGCAGAGGCGCAGCGGCTCGGCTTCACGCTGCCTCGCCGCCCGGGCGTCTACGGCGTGGGCATGGTGTTCTTGCCCTCCGACGACGACCTCCGCGAGCAGGTCGAGGCGCTGATCGAGGAGATCGTGCACGAGGAGCAGCAGGACCTGCTCGGATGGCGCCCGGTGCCCGTGGATCTGACGGCGTGCGGCCCGAACGCGCGCGCGACGATGCCGGTCATCAAGCAGTTCTTCGTCGGCCCGGGGACCCTGACCGCCGACCCGAACGCGCTCGGGCGCAAGCTCTTCGTCATCCGCAAGCGCATCGAGAACGAGGCGCAGCGACGCGGCCTCGAGGAGGACGAGTACCCCTACCTCTGCTCGCTCTCGCGCCGGACCATCGTCTACAAGGGGCTGCTCACGCCCGAGCAGCTGCCGAGCTACTACGCCGACCTCGCGGACGCGCGCACCGAGACCGCGCTCGCGCTGGTGCATCAGCGCTTCAGCACCAACACCTTCCCGTCTTGGTCGCGCGCGCACCCCTACCGACGCATCGCGCACAACGGCGAGATCAACACCCTGCGCGGCAACGTCAACTGGATGAAGGCGCGCGAGCCCGTGCTCGAGGCGCCCATCTTCGGCGAGGACATCGAGAAGATCCTCCCCGTGGTGGATCCGCGCGGCTCCGACAGCGCGATGTTCGACGACGTGCTCGAGCTGCTCGTGCACACCGGCCGCTCGCTGCCGAACGCGATCATGATGATGATCCCCGAGGCCTGGCAGAAGCACGCCTCGATGCCCCCCGAGCGGCGCGCGTTCTACGAGTACCACTCGTGCCTGATGGAGCCCTGGGACGGGCCGGCCTGCATCACCTTCACCGACGGCAAGCAGATCGGCGCCGTGCTCGACCGCAACGGGCTGCGCCCCGCGCGCTACACGGTGACCAAGGACGACTTCGTCATCATGGCCAGCGAGGCCGGCGTGCTCGACGTGCCGCCCGACAACGTGCGCGCCAAGAACCGCCTCCAGCCGGGCCGCATGTTCCTGGTGGACACCGACGCGGGCGTGATCGTCGACGACGCGATCATCAAGGAGGAAGAGGCGACGCGCCGCCCGTGGCAGCGCTGGCTCGACGAGAGCATCGTGACGATGGGCGAGGTCCCGCCCGCGCCCCGCGGCTCCGTCCCGCCCCCGCTCGATCCGAGCGGCCTGCGACGTCAACAGATGACGCACGGCTACACCAAGGAGGATCTCCGCATCCTCATGGCGCCGATGGCGAAGGACGGCAAAGAGGCCATCGGCTCGATGGGCAACGACACGCCGCTCGCCGTCCTGAGCGACCGGCCGCAGCTGCTCTTCAACTACTTCAAGCAGCTCTTCGCGCAGGTCACCAACCCGCCGATCGATCCGATCCGGGAGGAGCTGGTGATGACGCTGCGCACCACCCTCGGGCCGGAGAGCAACCTCTTCGAGGAGAGCCCGCTTCACTGCCGCAAGCTCCAGCTCCACGGCCCGATCCTGGAGAACGAGGAGCTCGAGCAGATCCGCGCGCTCGATCGGCCGGGCCTGCGCGCCCACACGCTGACCGCGCTCTTCGACCCGCACGCGGGGCCGAAGGGCCTCGGCATCGCGCTCGAGCGGCTCTGTCGGGACGCCGAGCGCGCGGTGCAGCAGGGCGGCACCCTGCTCATCCTCTCCGATCGCGGTCACGGGCGAGACCGGGCGCCGATCCCGAGCCTGCTCTCGGTCTCCGCGGTGCACCACCACCTCATCCGCGCCGGGCTGCGGAAGAACTGTGGCCTCATCGTCGAGAGCGGCGAGGCGCGCGAGATCATGCACTTCTGCTTGCTCATCGGCTACGGCGCGGGGGGCGTCAACCCGTACCTCGCGTACGAGTCGATCAGCGCGCTCGTGCGCGAGAAGATCGTCGAGGAGGTCAGCGTCGAGGAGGCGCACCGCCACTACGTCAAGGCGGTCGAGAAGGGCATCCTCAAGGTGATGAGCAAGATGGGGATCTCCACGCTGCAGAGCTATCGCGGCGCGCAGATCTTCGAGGCGCTCGGGCTGAGCCAGTCCTTCGTGGACCGGCACTTCACCGGGACCCCCACGCACCTCGACGGCGTGGGGCTCGACGTCATCGCGGCCGAGGCGATCGCGCGGCACGAGGAGGCGTGGCGCAAGGTGCGGCTCGACGTGGTGGAGGAGCAGCTCGACCCGGGCGGCAGCTACCAGTTCCGCCGCCGCGGCGAGCACCACATGTGGAACCCGACCACGCTCGCGACCCTGCAGCACGCGGTGCGGAGCGGCGACTTCGAGAAGTTCCGCAAGTTCAGCAAGAAGGCGAACGAGAGCGCCGACAAGAGCACCATCCGGGGCCTGCTCGAGCTCGCGCCGGGCCGCGAGCCCATCCCGCTCGAGGAGGTCGAGCCGGCGAGCGAGATCGTGCGCCGCTTCAAGACCGGCGCGATGAGCTTCGGCTCGATCAGCGCCGAGGCGCACGAGAGCCTCGCGATCGCGATGAACCGCATCGGCGCGCGCTCGAACAGCGGCGAAGGCGGAGAGGACGACGCGCGCTTCGTGCCGGAGGAGAACGGCGACTGGCGCCGGAGCGCGATCAAGCAGGTCGCCTCGGGCCGCTTCGGCGTGACCATCCAGTACCTGAACGCGGCCGAGGAGATCCAGATCAAGATCGCCCAGGGCGCCAAGCCCGGCGAGGGCGGTCAGCTCCCCGGCCACAAGGTCGACGAGAAGATCGCGAAGGTGCGCCACTCGACGCCGGGGGTCGGGCTCATCAGCCCCCCGCCGCACCACGACATCTACTCCATCGAAGATCTCTCGCAGCTCATCTTCGACCTGAAGAACGCAAACCCCGACGCGCGCATCACGGTCAAGCTCGTGAGCGAGGTCGGCGTCGGCACCATCGCGGCCGGCGTGGCCAAGGCGAAGGCGGACGTCATCTTGATCAGCTGCGGCTCGGGCGGCACGGGCGCCTCGCCGCTCACGTCGATCAAGCACGCGGGCAGCCCGTGGGAGATCGGCCTCGCCGAGACGCAGCAGACGCTCGTGCTCAACGACCTGCGCGGGCGCGTGAAGCTCGAGACCGACGGCCAGCTCAAGACGGGCCGGGACGTGGTGATGGCCGCGCTGCTCGGCGCGGAGGAGTACGGCTTCGGCTCGATCAGCCTCATCACGATGGGCTGCATCATGATGCGCGTCTGCCACCTCAACACCTGCCCGGTGGGCGTGGCCACGCAGGACCCGAGGCTGCGCGCGCGCTTCGCGGGGCAGCCCGAGCACGTCATCAACTTCATGACCTTCGTCGCCCAGGAGGTGCGCGAAATCATGGCGTCGCTCGGCGTGCGCACGATGGACGAGCTGATCGGCCGCGTGGACTGGCTGAAGCCGCGCCAGGACATCGAGCACCCCAAGGCGAAGCACCTCGATCTCTCGAAGCTGCTGCACCAGCCGGCGGTCGAGCACCCCATCCGGGCCATCAAGGAGCAGGACCACGAGCTCGAGCTGGCGATGGACACCGTGCTCATCGAGCAGGCGCGGCCGGCCCTCGAGCGCGGCGAGCCGGTGGAGATCCGGATGCCGATCCGCAACGTGCACCGCACGGCGTGCACGATGCTCAGCTCGCGCATCGCGAGGCTCGACGCGCCGCTCCCGGACGGCCTCGTGCGCATCCACTTCACGGGCTCGGCGGGTCAGTCCTTCGGCGCGTTCCTGGCCGACGGGCTCGACGTGACCCTCGAGGGCGACGCCAACGACTACTTCGGCAAGGGCATGAGCGGCGGCCGCCTGGTGGTCTACCCGCCTGAGGGCTCCGACTTCCCGCCGGAGGAGAACATCATCATCGGCAACGTCAGCCTCTACGGCGCGACGAAGGGCGAGGTGTTCATCCGCGGCATGGCCGGCGAGCGCTTCGGCGTCCGCAACAGCGGCGCGCACGCGGTGGTCGAGGGCGTGGGCGATCACGGCTGCGAGTACATGACCGGCGGCCGCGTCATCGTGCTCGGCACCACGGGCCGGAACTTCGCGGCGGGCATGAGCGGCGGCATCGCCTACGTGCTCGACGTCGACGCCAGCTTCGCGAGCCGGGTCAACAAGGAGATGGTCGAGCTCGAGTCGCTCACCTCCGAGGACCTCGCCTTCGTGCGGAGCCTCGTGCACCGCCACTACGAGCGCACGATGAGCGCGCTGGCGTGGCGCGTGCTCAGCGGCTGGAAGAAGGAGAGCCGCCGCTTCGTGAAGGTCATGCCCACCGAATACAAGCGCGTGCTGACGGAGCGCGGCGACCTGCGCCGCTCGACCTCGCACGCAGGAAGGACCGCCTGA